The sequence cGTCACATATGTAGCTATGCattaaacaaagaaataacaaaaatataatattctaATATTAATTATGCGTAAATAGATTAAATTATGCCGATTTTCGAATATATTTCTTGAGCGTTTCTAAGACAGGTATATCATAAAATCCTCTTTACATGGGACATGGGACTTTACATGGGACATGCCCATATCAACTCGcatagtgatactgatcaagaactaaaaacaacaaacttttaaatgtaTGATAGTGCTTAGGGTCAAAAATGAAATGTCAAATTAAAAGGCAATATTCTAATTCAGATTTACAGAAATGAAAGCcacaaactttaaaaaacgCGATTTTAATCCGACTACCGAATTTTCCTCGTTACAGCTTCACGACGTCTTGCAAACGGCTGAAAATGGAGAAGACTCCACGGTACACGCAGCGGGAGCGAAACATGGTGTTGAGCTACGCGGCGCAGTACAAAGACGTAATCGAGAACAAGCGCACGGACGCGGAGTCGAATCGCAAGAAGGACGAGGTCTGGCTGCAGATCGCCAAGGAGTTCAACTCGCGGGTCTACCACCAGCGCAGCGCCAAGCAGCTGCGCCAGCTGTACAAGAACATGAAGCTGCTGCTCAAAAAGGACCTCTGTGGCGAGGACAAGAGCAACCACTCCTTCATGGACCTGCTCAACACGCTCTCGCAGCAGGATTCCGTGGCCCAGTATATCGCCGAGCAGCTCTCGCCGGAGGGCGCGGGCGGAGGTGGTGGGAAGCAAGGCGGTGCGGGAAACGGAGGCGGGAACGGACACCACGCGGATGACTACGACGACTCCAAGGTGGGCTCGTGTTTAAGATTTCAGGCACTTATAACTTCTTCAGCTAGCTTTACTTGTGCGCTCTTACTAAAATGAAATTCAATCGTTATTTTCATGGACTACATAGAGCAACCTATATAAGCACTGATGAAGCAAAGGTGTATCGGCAAATTCAAATGCGAATAAACTTCTTTTCCCTGTGTTAATTTAACTCACTTGTGAAATGTGAAGACGTTTGTACTAAGACTGACTTACTATTAAACGACATTTTATTTACCtaatcctttttttaattcaaatgtACAAACTTGAACAAACTTATTTATCTATATCCTAATTCTTACAGCTTAGCTGATTTTAGTATCATTTGTTTGCCTCCCACTTGCAGATGCCCCTCTACCCCGAAGGCATGGACACGGACGTGATCCTCATCAAGTCGGAGACGATCAGCGACAACGAGCAGACGGACAACGGAATGGACTGCCTGGACGACGACGAAGACGACGACTGTCTGAGCCCCAAGGCGCCGGAAGTGTgcctggaggaggaggacgacgtGCTTTTCCCCACGGATCTGCGCCAACTGCAGCAGGTGGGCGTTAGCTCCTCCGCCGCCGGCGGCGGCGTTGTTGGTGTCTGCTCCGCCTCGCTGCCAGGAAATGGAACCAGCAATGGGCTGCCGGATCCCGTGCGCCGCGCCGCCAGCTCGCCCGTGTGCTCCACCAAGACCTCGGTGAGCTCTAGCGGGAGCTATGCATCGGCACCCAAGCCGGACATTACCATCCAGACGGTGGGACACATTCGCGTGGGCAGCTTTGCCAACATCAACAAGACGTTGCAGAACGGCGGCTGCAACGCTGCCACCAGTAATGGCGGCTCTACTGGCAGTGGAGTGCTGCCCCTGACGGCGGAGCAAGTGCAACAGCACACGCTTCTGAACGGCCTGGGCCTGTCCGCTGTGAATCCGCCTCAGTCGCTGCAGGCGGCCATCAATGCCGCCTACGCCTCAGCTAACCCAGCCTCGTCGGTGGCCGCCAGCAGTCGCCGCACCCCGCCCACTCTGCAGCTGCCACGCCTTCAGCGCGggaataacaacaataacagcaacagcacGAACAACTCCACGGTGAACGCCAATGGAGTTCAGCTTCTGCTCAACGGCAACCACCATGCCCAGCAGTCGCACCACCATTTGGGGCGGGACAAGACGGGCGGCGTGGCCATTGGGGCGGCGGGCAGCTTCAATGGCTACAACGGTCTGGCTGTGGCAGTGCCCTGCCACCCTGCCGCCTTGAACAGCAGCGGAAGCGGCGGGAGCAGCGCCAACAGCAGCGGAGTCAACAGCGGGGCCAACACCGTAGGCGGAAGTCCCAGTGGCGGACCAGCGAGGAGCCAGCACCAGGAGCTGATGAACTCGCTAAGAATCGAGGAAAGCAAGCGGAAGATCGATCTGATTAATGCCCAAATCGAGTATTGGCAGACGCTGACGCGCAAGCTGAACAGTGAGGCGGGCCACATGCCCAATCCCGCGTGTCCTTGCCACTTCCCAGGCGCCAGTGTCCTCTCGCCCGCGGTCACTACCAGTGCCTCAACCTCCGTCTCCGCCAACCTGCTGCAAACGCAGGCCACCACCAGCTAGTCCGCAGTGAAGAGTCATCCAGACGATGGCGGCGACAGCGACATCATTTCAATAGTGGACATAGATGATGAGCGGtctgaggaggaggagcagtcGGAGGAagaagacgacgacgacaacgatGATGATGACTCACAAGATGCCTTGGTCAAGGATGTGGGCGTGGTGGGCGGTCTTTCGCCGCCGCCCCACTCCTCTCCACCGCCAGAAAAAGCGCTTGAAGCGCCAGGAAGACAACTCCGAGCTCC comes from Drosophila gunungcola strain Sukarami unplaced genomic scaffold, Dgunungcola_SK_2 000097F, whole genome shotgun sequence and encodes:
- the LOC128265160 gene encoding uncharacterized protein DDB_G0283357 isoform X1, which codes for MRTPHPARKHARITRRLRRQSHQLITRKSRRIVNTTTTTSTSNVGVSFTTSCKRLKMEKTPRYTQRERNMVLSYAAQYKDVIENKRTDAESNRKKDEVWLQIAKEFNSRVYHQRSAKQLRQLYKNMKLLLKKDLCGEDKSNHSFMDLLNTLSQQDSVAQYIAEQLSPEGAGGGGGKQGGAGNGGGNGHHADDYDDSKMPLYPEGMDTDVILIKSETISDNEQTDNGMDCLDDDEDDDCLSPKAPEVCLEEEDDVLFPTDLRQLQQVGVSSSAAGGGVVGVCSASLPGNGTSNGLPDPVRRAASSPVCSTKTSVSSSGSYASAPKPDITIQTVGHIRVGSFANINKTLQNGGCNAATSNGGSTGSGVLPLTAEQVQQHTLLNGLGLSAVNPPQSLQAAINAAYASANPASSVAASSRRTPPTLQLPRLQRGNNNNNSNSTNNSTVNANGVQLLLNGNHHAQQSHHHLGRDKTGGVAIGAAGSFNGYNGLAVAVPCHPAALNSSGSGGSSANSSGVNSGANTVGGSPSGGPARSQHQELMNSLRIEESKRKIDLINAQIEYWQTLTRKLNSEAGHMPNPACPCHFPGASVLSPAVTTSASTSVSANLLQTQATTS
- the LOC128265160 gene encoding uncharacterized protein DDB_G0283357 isoform X2, whose protein sequence is MEKTPRYTQRERNMVLSYAAQYKDVIENKRTDAESNRKKDEVWLQIAKEFNSRVYHQRSAKQLRQLYKNMKLLLKKDLCGEDKSNHSFMDLLNTLSQQDSVAQYIAEQLSPEGAGGGGGKQGGAGNGGGNGHHADDYDDSKMPLYPEGMDTDVILIKSETISDNEQTDNGMDCLDDDEDDDCLSPKAPEVCLEEEDDVLFPTDLRQLQQVGVSSSAAGGGVVGVCSASLPGNGTSNGLPDPVRRAASSPVCSTKTSVSSSGSYASAPKPDITIQTVGHIRVGSFANINKTLQNGGCNAATSNGGSTGSGVLPLTAEQVQQHTLLNGLGLSAVNPPQSLQAAINAAYASANPASSVAASSRRTPPTLQLPRLQRGNNNNNSNSTNNSTVNANGVQLLLNGNHHAQQSHHHLGRDKTGGVAIGAAGSFNGYNGLAVAVPCHPAALNSSGSGGSSANSSGVNSGANTVGGSPSGGPARSQHQELMNSLRIEESKRKIDLINAQIEYWQTLTRKLNSEAGHMPNPACPCHFPGASVLSPAVTTSASTSVSANLLQTQATTS